The following proteins are encoded in a genomic region of Galbibacter sp. BG1:
- a CDS encoding HD domain-containing protein, giving the protein MSNTDAIEQTIAFVKEILQNAEGGHDWFHIQRVFKNSLLIAKDEKKADPLVVGLGALLHDIADAKFYDGDETVGPKMAKEFLVSIQIDEKVIDHVVKIIENISFKGGNFKQKFKSIELDIVQDADRLDAIGAIGIARCFNYGGFKNRKLYDPDIEPNMNMSKEQYKKNDSPTINHFYEKLLLLKERMNTKSGKKLAEKRHEYMEGFLQQFYDEINGRA; this is encoded by the coding sequence ATGAGTAATACGGATGCTATCGAGCAAACCATCGCCTTCGTAAAAGAAATATTACAAAATGCCGAAGGTGGTCACGATTGGTTTCATATTCAACGTGTTTTTAAAAACTCGCTTTTAATTGCTAAGGATGAGAAAAAAGCAGATCCTTTGGTGGTTGGCTTGGGTGCTTTGCTACACGATATCGCCGATGCAAAGTTCTATGATGGGGATGAAACTGTTGGCCCGAAAATGGCGAAGGAATTTCTAGTGAGTATTCAAATAGATGAAAAAGTGATCGATCACGTAGTCAAAATCATCGAAAACATTTCATTTAAGGGAGGCAATTTTAAACAAAAGTTTAAATCCATCGAATTGGATATTGTTCAAGATGCCGATCGATTGGATGCTATTGGCGCAATTGGGATTGCGCGTTGTTTTAACTACGGAGGTTTTAAGAACCGAAAATTGTACGATCCCGATATTGAGCCCAATATGAATATGAGTAAGGAACAATACAAGAAAAACGATTCGCCCACTATTAATCATTTCTACGAGAAACTATTGCTTCTGAAGGAAAGAATGAATACAAAATCGGGTAAGAAATTAGCCGAAAAGAGGCATGAATATATGGAAGGCTTTTTACAGCAATTTTATGATGAAATAAATGGAAGAGCCTAG
- a CDS encoding GNAT family N-acetyltransferase gives MEEPSYSIIKDALSPDEVSSLLELYKSVFNDYQKDSFVNRLNTSKNLFALLVSVEDELIAFKIGYEMSPEIFYSWVGGVKPEWRRKGIAKKLQMLQEEYVAKAGYKTLRTKSTNKFKPMMQFNLKNGFDIVGVENSKNGLKVLFEKKIK, from the coding sequence ATGGAAGAGCCTAGTTATTCAATTATAAAAGATGCGTTGTCGCCAGATGAAGTTTCCTCTTTGCTGGAGCTCTATAAGTCGGTTTTTAACGATTATCAAAAAGATTCGTTCGTAAATAGGCTTAACACATCTAAAAATTTATTTGCTCTTTTGGTTTCGGTGGAAGATGAATTAATAGCTTTTAAAATAGGTTATGAAATGAGCCCAGAGATATTTTACAGCTGGGTGGGTGGGGTAAAACCAGAATGGCGCCGAAAAGGCATTGCCAAAAAATTACAAATGCTGCAAGAAGAATATGTAGCGAAGGCTGGTTATAAAACTCTACGTACCAAGTCTACCAATAAGTTTAAACCTATGATGCAATTCAATTTAAAAAACGGGTTCGATATTGTAGGTGTGGAAAATTCTAAAAACGGATTGAAGGTGTTGTTTGAGAAAAAAATAAAATAA
- a CDS encoding RNA polymerase sigma-70 factor — MSSQKLEIKEFDNLFNSYWHRLYAYAFNILKDPQLAEDCVQDVFTDLWRRGEELEISNHKAYLFQAVKYQCAKQLKKQSRFTSMFGLGEIFSHQSEVDESLLALERQKMLSEVLRQIDLLPEKCQMVFRLSKLEQKSNKEIASELGITTSTVENHINKALRLLRTSVSYFVYFLIVFFFLR, encoded by the coding sequence GTGAGCTCTCAAAAACTTGAAATAAAAGAATTTGATAATCTTTTTAACAGCTATTGGCATAGACTGTATGCGTACGCTTTTAATATTTTGAAAGATCCTCAATTAGCAGAAGACTGTGTACAAGATGTATTTACAGATTTATGGAGGCGTGGGGAAGAGCTTGAAATATCCAATCATAAGGCATATTTATTTCAAGCTGTTAAATATCAATGCGCAAAGCAGCTTAAAAAACAATCTCGTTTTACCAGTATGTTTGGTTTGGGCGAAATCTTCTCGCATCAATCAGAAGTAGACGAATCTTTACTGGCATTAGAAAGACAAAAAATGCTTTCAGAAGTACTTCGACAGATAGATTTATTGCCAGAGAAATGCCAAATGGTTTTCAGGTTAAGTAAATTGGAGCAAAAGTCGAACAAAGAAATTGCTTCAGAATTGGGTATTACTACCAGTACCGTAGAGAATCATATAAATAAGGCACTTCGACTTTTACGAACTTCCGTTTCATACTTTGTATACTTTTTAATTGTTTTTTTCTTCTTGCGATAG
- a CDS encoding FecR family protein — protein sequence MSRNQDFDDLLDRYYNDKCTSEEKKIIDDYFQNLQEDGISPEDVKHNLGLKNRIYKNINKNIAEKRTTTFKFFRVAAAIAMLIGISTLAYFVFQNSTETKYLTAKAAYGDQLKLVLGDSSVVFLNSGSALSYPQNFENEGSREVTLEGEAFFQITKNPNKPFIVSTENIKTRVLGTSFNVNTFNPDQPQVVVSTGKVRVSNTANESMNVDLLPNEKAVLDLKSNQFTKSLVAAKDYEAWRNGEVVFNESNLQDVALILERRFDIKVNITSPVNTTCTINGKYSGEDLEGLLESISFIHEINYQFKDGVLKLSGKACESN from the coding sequence ATGAGCCGTAATCAGGATTTTGATGATTTGTTAGACCGCTACTACAATGACAAATGCACTTCAGAAGAAAAAAAAATTATTGACGATTATTTTCAAAATCTTCAGGAAGATGGAATTTCGCCGGAGGACGTTAAGCATAATTTAGGTCTTAAAAACCGCATTTATAAAAATATCAACAAAAATATAGCAGAGAAAAGAACTACTACCTTTAAGTTTTTCAGGGTGGCGGCAGCAATTGCTATGTTAATTGGGATATCTACATTGGCTTATTTTGTTTTTCAAAATTCCACAGAAACAAAATATCTTACGGCTAAAGCAGCATATGGGGATCAACTCAAATTAGTTTTGGGAGACTCATCGGTTGTTTTCTTAAATTCAGGAAGTGCCTTATCATATCCGCAAAATTTTGAAAATGAAGGATCCCGTGAAGTTACTTTGGAAGGGGAGGCATTTTTTCAAATTACCAAAAATCCTAATAAGCCATTTATAGTATCTACTGAAAATATAAAAACACGAGTGCTCGGAACTAGCTTTAACGTTAACACTTTTAATCCAGATCAACCTCAAGTTGTTGTTTCCACAGGTAAAGTGAGGGTTTCTAACACGGCAAATGAAAGTATGAATGTAGACCTGTTGCCCAACGAAAAAGCAGTACTGGATTTAAAAAGCAATCAGTTTACAAAAAGCCTTGTCGCCGCTAAAGATTATGAAGCTTGGAGAAATGGAGAAGTGGTTTTCAATGAATCAAACCTTCAGGATGTGGCTTTAATCTTGGAAAGAAGATTTGATATTAAAGTTAACATAACCTCTCCAGTAAATACTACTTGTACCATTAACGGTAAGTATTCCGGTGAAGACTTGGAAGGCTTGCTTGAAAGTATCAGTTTTATTCATGAAATCAACTATCAATTTAAAGATGGAGTCCTTAAGCTAAGCGGTAAAGCTTGTGAGAGTAATTAA
- a CDS encoding SusC/RagA family TonB-linked outer membrane protein, with product MNTLLLKKIFKQGQLPLFLLLFTCSSIAGNVRYSQSLDNTYLNLSLSEKTIVEVFKEIESQTDFTFVYSGEVAKVNERITINKQKISLKSALDFIAENASLKYMISGYNISVALKDKTAKRPQKDFQETVRGTVKDSQGPLPGVNVIIKGSNTGVVSDFEGNYVISASADDILVFSFLGFETQEVMVNQQTIIDVVLQENVNDLDEVVVVGYGTSTKKDLTTAVAQLKGKDIIEDKPFANAERALNGKVAGVQVIESSGSPGSGVSVRIRGANSLSASNDPLYVIDGVQVNNTEALNPYDIESISILKDASAASIYGARASNGVVLITTKRGEGNKSSISFSSYLGQDRIIKTLDVLNSEQYIDYVNTALVNAGQATITDPFNFQNNTDWQKELYAPATLQNYQLSFSGSSEKGNYYLSAGYQEEEGTVETTGFKRYSVRFNQDRQVFNKLKVGNSIALSRTNFNVINDNQRVNQGGVVLGALQTPPTLPIQNDDGTYPQNPYQALDNPIAIIRGESREYKTTKAIVNLYGEYEFDFGLSLRTSFGVDYNDSNFNRFTDPFTTGNGRATEGEAQSETFSETVWLWENTLNYKFEPIEDVAIDLLFGTSAQSSRFESTYLLGRGFANSSVTTADGASNPIDIGASVSEWTNNSYFLRTNLSFYGKYLISASVRRDGSSRFGPGNRYALFPSFSAAWIISEEDALKDIKWLSNLKIRYGYGVTGNQFIGNYDWYGIYGVNANYVLDENIVPGVFPQQVQNNNLKWESTNQHNLGLDLGFFKNRVGLTADFYHKETFDMLVLAQLPATTGFGGARQNIGTMINKGVELGLNLTPVSTEDFTWDITANYTKNTNEVTDLNGEILFGGFVNDQGNVAIIQEGEPVGNFYGWVAEGVDSQTGNVIFKDLDENGTINDDDRQIIGNALPEFNWGVTSVFNYKGLELTAFFQGVEGQDIYNATRFELENMATYKNQSIAVLDRWTPTNTDTTIPKAVFGDPDQNGRASTRWVEDGSFVKLRELTLGYTLPSSISEKLKMASIKIYAQGRNLYTWTDYSGYDPEVSRDGGSVISSNIDYGTYPQVKTYLAGINLKF from the coding sequence ATGAACACTCTTCTATTAAAGAAAATTTTTAAGCAGGGTCAACTACCACTATTTTTACTTCTTTTTACTTGCAGTAGTATCGCAGGAAATGTGAGATATTCCCAGAGCCTGGATAATACGTATTTAAATTTATCATTATCAGAAAAGACCATTGTTGAAGTCTTTAAGGAGATTGAAAGTCAGACTGATTTCACCTTTGTATATTCTGGGGAAGTTGCTAAAGTGAATGAGAGAATCACCATCAATAAACAAAAAATAAGTTTAAAATCTGCGTTAGATTTTATAGCGGAAAATGCCTCCTTAAAGTATATGATTTCTGGCTATAACATTTCCGTAGCACTGAAGGACAAAACCGCAAAAAGACCGCAAAAAGACTTTCAAGAAACGGTTCGAGGAACGGTTAAAGACAGCCAAGGTCCGTTACCTGGAGTGAATGTAATTATTAAGGGGTCCAACACAGGTGTCGTTTCAGATTTCGAGGGGAACTATGTGATAAGCGCTTCTGCAGATGATATTTTGGTTTTTTCTTTTTTAGGGTTCGAAACCCAAGAAGTAATGGTTAACCAGCAAACCATAATTGATGTGGTCTTACAGGAAAATGTAAATGATCTAGATGAGGTCGTAGTTGTTGGGTACGGAACTTCAACGAAGAAAGACCTTACCACGGCTGTAGCACAATTAAAGGGTAAAGATATTATAGAAGATAAGCCTTTTGCTAACGCCGAAAGAGCATTGAATGGTAAGGTGGCTGGAGTGCAAGTTATAGAATCGTCAGGAAGTCCTGGGTCAGGGGTTTCGGTACGTATTCGTGGAGCTAATTCCTTATCTGCCAGTAATGACCCCCTTTATGTTATAGATGGTGTTCAGGTAAATAATACAGAAGCTTTAAACCCATACGATATCGAGTCGATATCTATTTTAAAAGATGCCTCAGCAGCCTCTATATATGGAGCAAGGGCTTCTAATGGGGTGGTGCTCATCACCACAAAAAGAGGGGAAGGAAATAAATCTTCCATTAGTTTTTCTTCTTATTTAGGTCAAGATAGAATTATAAAAACGCTGGATGTTCTAAATTCTGAGCAATATATAGATTATGTGAATACCGCTTTGGTAAATGCAGGACAGGCAACTATTACAGACCCATTCAATTTTCAAAATAATACAGATTGGCAGAAGGAATTATACGCGCCGGCGACCTTACAAAATTATCAGCTGTCATTTTCGGGAAGCTCAGAGAAAGGGAATTATTACCTTTCAGCAGGATATCAAGAAGAAGAAGGAACTGTTGAAACAACTGGTTTTAAAAGGTATTCAGTTCGATTTAATCAGGACAGGCAAGTCTTTAACAAATTAAAGGTAGGAAATAGTATTGCTTTATCGCGTACAAATTTTAATGTAATAAACGACAATCAAAGAGTAAACCAAGGAGGAGTGGTGCTCGGTGCTTTACAAACGCCACCCACGTTACCAATACAGAATGACGATGGCACATACCCACAAAACCCTTATCAAGCGCTAGACAATCCTATCGCAATTATTAGGGGAGAGAGCAGGGAATATAAAACGACCAAAGCAATCGTGAATCTCTACGGAGAGTATGAGTTTGATTTCGGACTTTCCTTACGTACTTCTTTTGGGGTGGATTATAATGATTCTAACTTCAACCGTTTCACAGATCCGTTCACAACGGGAAATGGCCGCGCTACAGAGGGAGAAGCCCAGTCTGAGACCTTTTCTGAAACTGTATGGCTTTGGGAGAATACATTAAATTATAAATTTGAACCCATAGAAGACGTGGCCATAGATCTTCTTTTTGGAACCTCTGCGCAGAGTTCGAGATTTGAATCTACGTATTTATTGGGACGAGGCTTTGCCAATAGCTCGGTTACCACGGCCGATGGAGCTTCTAACCCAATAGATATTGGAGCTTCTGTTTCTGAATGGACAAATAATTCATACTTTTTAAGAACAAACCTTAGCTTTTATGGTAAATATTTAATTTCTGCCTCGGTAAGACGCGATGGATCTTCCCGATTTGGGCCAGGAAACCGGTATGCTTTATTCCCATCATTTTCTGCAGCATGGATTATTTCTGAAGAAGATGCCCTAAAAGATATAAAATGGCTGAGTAATCTCAAGATTAGATATGGTTACGGAGTTACAGGGAATCAGTTTATTGGTAATTACGATTGGTATGGAATCTATGGTGTTAATGCCAATTATGTATTGGATGAAAATATAGTTCCCGGGGTTTTTCCGCAACAGGTTCAAAACAATAATTTAAAATGGGAATCTACCAATCAACATAACTTAGGATTGGATTTAGGGTTCTTCAAGAATCGCGTTGGACTTACAGCCGATTTCTACCATAAGGAAACATTCGACATGCTTGTTTTGGCACAATTACCAGCTACCACTGGTTTTGGAGGAGCAAGACAAAATATTGGCACCATGATAAATAAAGGGGTAGAGCTTGGCTTAAACCTTACCCCGGTTTCCACGGAAGATTTCACTTGGGATATAACCGCAAATTATACCAAAAACACAAATGAGGTAACCGATCTAAATGGCGAAATTCTTTTTGGAGGGTTCGTAAACGATCAAGGGAACGTTGCTATTATCCAAGAAGGAGAGCCGGTAGGTAACTTTTACGGATGGGTTGCCGAAGGAGTGGACTCGCAAACAGGAAACGTAATATTTAAAGATCTTGACGAAAACGGTACCATAAACGATGATGACCGACAAATAATTGGAAATGCTCTTCCCGAATTTAACTGGGGAGTAACCTCTGTCTTCAATTATAAGGGATTGGAGCTCACCGCCTTTTTCCAAGGGGTGGAAGGTCAAGATATTTATAACGCCACCCGTTTTGAGTTGGAGAATATGGCAACCTATAAGAATCAAAGTATAGCGGTCTTGGATAGGTGGACACCTACAAATACAGATACCACTATTCCTAAGGCAGTTTTCGGGGATCCCGATCAGAACGGTCGAGCATCAACACGCTGGGTAGAAGATGGTTCTTTCGTAAAACTGAGGGAACTAACCTTAGGATATACACTTCCATCTTCCATTTCTGAAAAACTAAAAATGGCAAGTATAAAAATTTACGCCCAAGGAAGAAATCTATATACGTGGACAGACTATTCGGGTTACGATCCCGAAGTGAGTAGGGATGGCGGAAGTGTGATATCTTCTAATATAGATTATGGAACATATCCTCAGGTAAAGACGTATTTAGCTGGAATTAACCTAAAATTTTAA
- a CDS encoding RagB/SusD family nutrient uptake outer membrane protein has product MKNSINIVFAFLILTLSSCSDDFLDKKPVSEISSGNFWQLQADAEAGIAGAYDALQPDSYYGFDMYVFGDVRSDNCFAGGDNPDNFAIDNFKTFPTNGTVTRSWRQIYTAISRANTAIDRITNMDPSLFEDGKKEALLGEAHFLRGLHYFNLVRLYGGVPLVIEETTSLAPDDIKVPRNTETEVYQQIIKDLKLSAGFLDGKNQAKGRATVGAAESLLAKVYLTLQNYPETVIWTGRAMTRGYSLLPVFENLFNQENQNNAEVIFAVQYAGGAEGNVFPELVLPTPEASFDFLKFNTPTPNSEAIFSSNDVRKATSIADRNGTLYLYKWRNGTAFASSDNNVILRYADVLLMRAEALNQTGDTNGAIALLNQIRNRAGLGDYTGSTSQSVVDAAIFEERRIELAFEGHRWFDLKRKGFNVANNAIQQAKGITIQPYQLLFPLPQEEIDRNELLVQNPNY; this is encoded by the coding sequence ATGAAAAATTCTATCAACATAGTATTCGCTTTTTTAATTTTGACCCTTAGTTCATGCTCCGATGATTTTTTGGATAAAAAACCGGTTTCAGAAATCTCGTCCGGAAACTTTTGGCAATTACAAGCCGATGCCGAAGCTGGTATTGCAGGAGCATACGACGCATTGCAACCCGACTCTTATTATGGGTTCGATATGTATGTTTTTGGAGATGTTCGTTCAGATAATTGTTTTGCCGGTGGGGATAATCCAGATAACTTTGCCATAGACAACTTTAAAACGTTTCCTACAAACGGAACGGTTACACGATCTTGGCGACAAATTTATACGGCTATTTCTCGCGCCAATACGGCAATTGATAGAATTACCAACATGGATCCCTCCCTTTTTGAAGATGGTAAAAAAGAAGCCTTACTCGGGGAAGCCCATTTTTTAAGAGGCCTGCACTATTTTAATTTGGTTAGATTGTATGGCGGCGTACCGTTGGTTATTGAAGAAACAACTAGTTTAGCCCCCGACGACATTAAAGTTCCCAGAAATACAGAAACAGAAGTCTATCAACAGATTATAAAGGATTTAAAACTATCCGCTGGTTTCCTCGATGGTAAAAACCAAGCCAAGGGAAGAGCCACTGTTGGAGCAGCGGAAAGTTTGTTGGCAAAGGTATATTTAACGCTTCAGAACTATCCTGAAACTGTAATATGGACTGGCCGAGCAATGACACGTGGATATTCTTTACTGCCGGTTTTCGAAAATTTGTTTAATCAGGAGAACCAGAATAACGCTGAGGTTATTTTTGCAGTTCAATACGCTGGAGGGGCAGAAGGCAATGTGTTCCCAGAATTGGTATTGCCTACACCCGAAGCCTCATTCGATTTTTTAAAGTTCAACACCCCTACTCCAAATAGCGAAGCAATTTTTTCTTCCAACGATGTGCGTAAAGCCACATCTATTGCCGATAGGAATGGTACGTTATACTTGTACAAATGGAGAAATGGAACAGCTTTTGCTTCCTCAGACAACAATGTTATTTTACGGTATGCCGATGTGTTATTGATGAGGGCTGAGGCTTTAAACCAAACAGGGGATACCAATGGAGCTATCGCTTTGCTAAATCAAATTAGAAACAGAGCAGGACTTGGAGATTATACAGGAAGTACTTCCCAGAGTGTTGTAGATGCTGCGATTTTTGAAGAAAGAAGGATAGAGTTGGCTTTCGAAGGGCACAGATGGTTTGATCTAAAAAGAAAAGGATTTAATGTTGCTAATAATGCGATACAACAGGCCAAGGGAATTACTATTCAACCCTATCAACTTTTATTTCCACTGCCACAGGAGGAGATTGACAGAAACGAACTTTTAGTTCAAAATCCAAATTATTAA
- a CDS encoding glycoside hydrolase family 30 protein: protein MKERKLVYIIFLTLLMFSCGDDSTMEEEKPDPPKIEGTVSVVLTTVDQSSLLKEIPEKLPVMTGNSESGLVIDLDESQTAQTIEGFGAALTGSSAYLLHNNDSALEMLFGDSGIKLGYVRLTMGASDFNKNKSYSYNETTEVEDLDLDNFSIEEDKINDNPLIPVAKAILAKNAAIKFMSSPWTAPTWMKNNRAFNGGNLKTEYRDVYADYFVKYLNAYKSEGININSLTVQNEPLYETSSYPTMKMSAMQQADFIGDFLGPKLKASGLNTKIIAYDHNFTESEDPDYPLTVLGDVQASKHTNAVAYHAYGGKPEDIARLTNAFPDSEIYFTEQSGIETDQTTFKGEIDYFMKNVFAGTLRRGAKAVLLWNLALNENNGPQNGGCDICTGVLKITSGGTITKNPEYYILGHFSKYVNPGAKVIPTNALPGIIENVGFVNPDGSKVVVAYNASGASGSQKIAVKTSDGFFEYNLPQGGLVTFKWD from the coding sequence ATGAAAGAAAGAAAGTTAGTATATATCATTTTCTTAACCCTTTTGATGTTTTCGTGTGGAGACGATTCAACTATGGAAGAAGAAAAACCAGATCCTCCTAAAATAGAAGGAACGGTCTCGGTAGTTTTAACCACTGTAGATCAAAGTTCACTATTAAAAGAAATTCCGGAAAAATTACCAGTGATGACAGGAAACTCCGAGAGTGGACTTGTAATTGATTTAGATGAAAGTCAAACTGCCCAAACTATTGAAGGTTTTGGGGCAGCCCTTACCGGAAGCTCCGCATATTTATTGCATAATAATGACAGTGCCTTGGAAATGCTTTTTGGGGATAGTGGAATAAAGTTAGGTTATGTTAGATTGACCATGGGAGCTTCTGACTTTAACAAAAATAAGAGCTATAGTTACAATGAAACCACAGAAGTGGAAGACCTTGATCTCGATAATTTTTCTATTGAAGAAGATAAAATCAATGATAACCCATTAATTCCAGTTGCTAAAGCCATTCTAGCTAAAAATGCAGCTATAAAATTTATGTCTTCGCCATGGACAGCCCCCACTTGGATGAAAAATAATCGAGCGTTTAATGGTGGGAACCTAAAAACAGAGTATCGCGATGTGTATGCAGATTATTTTGTAAAATACCTAAACGCCTATAAAAGCGAAGGGATTAATATTAATTCCCTAACTGTTCAAAACGAACCTTTGTATGAAACTTCATCTTATCCAACAATGAAGATGAGCGCAATGCAACAAGCTGATTTTATCGGAGATTTTTTAGGGCCTAAATTAAAAGCGTCGGGATTGAACACTAAAATTATCGCCTATGATCATAATTTTACGGAATCAGAAGACCCCGATTATCCTTTGACGGTTCTGGGAGATGTACAAGCTTCTAAACATACCAATGCGGTAGCCTACCACGCTTATGGGGGAAAACCAGAAGATATAGCAAGGCTAACAAATGCTTTTCCCGATTCAGAAATATACTTTACGGAACAATCGGGAATCGAGACAGACCAGACTACTTTTAAGGGTGAAATCGACTATTTCATGAAAAATGTTTTTGCAGGGACGCTAAGAAGGGGTGCTAAAGCAGTCTTGTTATGGAATCTTGCCCTAAATGAAAACAACGGGCCACAAAATGGTGGTTGCGATATCTGTACTGGAGTCTTAAAAATCACGAGCGGTGGAACGATAACTAAAAATCCAGAGTATTATATTCTTGGGCATTTTTCTAAATACGTAAACCCCGGAGCTAAAGTAATACCAACAAATGCATTACCTGGGATTATAGAGAATGTTGGTTTTGTAAATCCAGATGGTTCCAAAGTAGTCGTTGCTTACAATGCTTCTGGAGCATCGGGATCGCAAAAAATAGCTGTAAAAACGAGTGATGGATTTTTTGAATATAACCTTCCTCAAGGAGGTTTGGTGACTTTTAAGTGGGACTAA
- a CDS encoding SusE domain-containing protein — translation MKNFTKIIFFASIFLLLFSACEEEDNNIEALENWMLSEATLDYPETDASIVLERENRDDVIRFEWEKPTSERDYLITYEWLLDKADGDFSEPLLMQKSADNGLSLFVEVPYFKIDQALENAGIPPSESASTKWAVRATSVSKTSMTASSVVFTRFDSQGPPPTLYLGGNATEAGNDIEAALYMKRLQMGDGTETNVFEIYSSLTGGETYNFYSTTNDDARVFTAEGETITSGSEGIVAPESGEYRITVDFDAEKLSLYKIDYWSVVGNVIKDGWGGDEPLAYQGNGVWESSVQFLDADPGDTDKRFIFRANGDWGQVLKQINGSQNELALEATKDDLGIAIDDIRLMELKKYKVRITLNGEGYVYELLEDTSSGETPEKLFLFADGSMSAEFTKSGDAFSYEFLDLDPSVNYILNSENDGTGISYTIAGTIGESSKTGDNISESVTLQSGNASLPVNKSQAYQLVVDFAAENLTWKYYNFKLFHWDDWDGRQELTMDYTGNFTWEITTYLDAGKNSKFITPWDYQMGGADPAALNGDLVSNGGEDINNVSESGSYKVTMVLDSKFAAGTYSFVKQ, via the coding sequence ATGAAAAATTTTACTAAGATTATATTTTTTGCTTCTATTTTTCTATTGCTATTTAGCGCTTGCGAAGAGGAAGATAATAACATAGAGGCCCTTGAGAATTGGATGTTGAGTGAAGCTACTTTAGATTACCCAGAGACAGATGCTTCTATTGTTTTAGAAAGGGAAAATAGGGATGACGTTATTCGTTTTGAATGGGAGAAGCCAACATCGGAAAGAGATTATCTAATTACCTACGAATGGTTACTGGATAAAGCAGATGGAGATTTTAGTGAGCCACTATTGATGCAGAAATCAGCTGATAATGGCCTATCCCTATTTGTAGAAGTACCTTATTTTAAGATTGACCAAGCTCTAGAAAATGCTGGAATACCACCAAGTGAAAGTGCAAGTACTAAATGGGCTGTAAGAGCAACGTCTGTTTCAAAAACTTCGATGACAGCAAGTAGTGTTGTGTTTACAAGGTTTGATTCTCAAGGCCCCCCACCAACATTGTACCTTGGAGGAAATGCTACGGAAGCCGGTAATGATATCGAGGCAGCTTTGTACATGAAGAGATTACAGATGGGAGATGGTACAGAAACCAATGTTTTTGAAATATATTCTTCTTTAACCGGTGGAGAAACGTATAATTTTTATTCAACTACAAATGATGATGCACGTGTGTTTACGGCAGAGGGTGAAACTATTACATCTGGTTCCGAAGGAATTGTAGCTCCCGAAAGTGGAGAATACAGAATAACAGTGGATTTTGATGCTGAAAAACTTTCTCTTTATAAAATAGATTATTGGAGTGTAGTAGGTAATGTTATTAAAGACGGCTGGGGAGGAGACGAGCCATTGGCTTATCAAGGAAATGGGGTTTGGGAGAGTAGTGTTCAGTTTTTGGATGCTGATCCAGGCGACACAGATAAGCGATTTATATTTCGTGCCAATGGAGATTGGGGGCAGGTATTAAAACAAATCAATGGCTCTCAAAATGAATTGGCATTGGAAGCTACCAAAGATGACTTAGGTATTGCAATTGACGATATTCGGTTGATGGAGCTTAAAAAATACAAAGTTCGAATTACGTTAAACGGAGAAGGGTACGTCTATGAGTTATTGGAAGACACCAGTTCTGGAGAGACTCCTGAAAAACTTTTCCTTTTCGCTGATGGAAGTATGTCGGCCGAGTTTACTAAGTCTGGGGATGCTTTTAGTTATGAGTTTTTAGATCTGGATCCATCGGTGAATTATATTTTAAATAGTGAAAATGATGGCACTGGAATCTCTTACACTATTGCAGGTACAATCGGGGAAAGTTCTAAAACGGGAGATAATATTTCAGAAAGTGTTACCCTGCAAAGTGGCAATGCATCCCTGCCAGTAAACAAAAGCCAGGCATACCAACTTGTGGTAGATTTCGCTGCGGAAAACCTTACGTGGAAATATTACAATTTCAAACTATTCCATTGGGACGATTGGGATGGTCGGCAGGAATTAACTATGGACTATACAGGTAATTTTACCTGGGAAATTACCACCTATCTTGATGCTGGTAAAAATTCGAAGTTTATCACACCGTGGGATTACCAAATGGGAGGAGCAGATCCTGCAGCACTAAATGGAGATTTGGTTTCCAATGGGGGAGAGGATATTAATAATGTTTCCGAAAGTGGCAGCTATAAAGTAACTATGGTGCTTGACAGTAAATTTGCCGCCGGAACTTACTCTTTTGTAAAGCAATAA